The genomic DNA ACGAGTGTCATGGTTTTCAGAAGATTTGGACGCTGTTGTCCAACAAACTTGAACCTGAGGGTTTCGTCACCTCCCACTTCAACTGTGCTGCGAACAAAAAGATATGTCAGGAgcttggccttgaaaatctcGCAAAGCTGACCAACCATAGGTCAGACAGAAAGCCTCAGGTTGCGTTGGTCCTTCCCAACAAAACTGTCAACAATTTGTTCTTCTATCACAAATATGACGATAGTGTACAAAGCTACGCCGATTTCGCGACGCGAACATACTCTAATGCTCAGATCCCGGAAACCAACATGAAGAGCCTTGGCCAGTTGATTGAAGAACCGCtagagctgaaaaagggTCAAAAAAGCTCGGACGCAAACATTTacgttgttttcaaatatgAGTCTGAAACTGTGGTTCAGGAAGATTTCGAAATTTTGGAGCAGCTTATTGAGCCTATCTCCAGAATTCCCAATGCCTTTCTTTACAAAAGTTCAGATGACATGATGGGATTATCGCGCCGGCTCTTCAACCAAATGTACAATGTGATTAACTATGAGGATAATGAAGAACAGAAGAAACCGAACGAGGAGTTTTTTGTCATGAGCACACTTACTCAATATCCAACGTTTTTTTTGTTTAAACAAGGCAACCTGGTTCCTACCGTTTTTCATGGATACTCAACAACTGAAATGCGGAAtctcaacttcattttGAAGTGGCTGAGTGAGAATTCTCTACCCTTACTCAATGAAGTCACTTCAGAAAACTTCGACTCATTGCTTGGGTATCATTCTGAACTCTATAATACGATGGCTGTTCAGCTGCTTGATACTTCATCCGAATCCGAGTATTCAAGAAGTATGACCTACGTTGagaactttttgacaagTGCATTCGACTATGAAGCCACCAGAAGTGACTTCTTGTATGAAACCGTTCTAAATAAAAGACtgatgaaagaagaagcagtgaggtccttgaagaacaagaatgCACCTTCAACAGAAATTGTGAAAAAGATGCGGGACGAGATTGTTCACAATGACGATCACCGGGCGTTATTCGCGTACCTTGATCTTGCGAGTCATAAGGCACTTTTGACTCAGGCTGGCCTGAACGCCTATGACCGCACATATAAGAATGGTGATGTCTTGATTATTGACAAAGTGACAGGCTCCTACTATTATGATCGGGACCAAGTTGGTAATATGCTAACGACAACATCTCCTAGCCAACTGAAAAATACGTTGGCAAGGCTGAATTTTCCAACAAAGTTTTCGCGCTCCGCCCTCGCTAAGATCCCCATCCAAAATTTGAATAGAGGCTTGACTTCTATTCTGAGACCAGTTTTACATCCTGGATTGGCGGGATACGCACTAGCTTGCGTTGCCTTCCTATTTGCTTTCCTAAGGATAAGCAAGGCCTACAGGAAGTCTGTGATTGGGCGTAAATATCGCAGTAAACGCGATGTTACAGGTATACTTGGGAAACCTAAGCCAATTGAATGAACACGCAACTAGTAGTAGTAATCTATATTAATGGCTTTTTATGCTAACTATTAAAAGCATGAAATTTACCGCCGAAGAGAGTAACAAGCTATTATGAGATCCAgacccaaaaaaaaagcaaAAATACAACGAGAAATATTATCAGCCACGTCTTGAAAGGAATCCTTGAGTTCTTTGCCATTTTCATCATATCAACATAGGTCCTTTTAAGCCGCTTACTTGTTCCATCAAATGCATCACCAAGCTTACCCACCGTATCATTACTGCCTCTTATTTCTTCCCCCATCCTAAGAGACAGGGATTTTAGCGCGTTCACTCTTTCACCCATAGCGCTCATATGCTTGTcactttgttcttcaaggttcGAAAGCGTCGACTGCGAAAGGTCCAGACTTCCCCCTTTATCATAAGGAGAACTGGCCCTATTGACTAAGTTATCGTATTTTgcgccaaaaagctgcgtTCGACTGCCGtctctttgatgaagtcCATTTTCTTGGCTCCTTTTTAAGGTTAGAGTGACGAATGAAGGCTAGTTTGTTTAAATGTACCCAACTTACGTGAAACTCATTGATCGGTGGACACTGAGTCTCTTTGCATCAACTATCGTTTAATGTTTAATGCAATGGTATTTAACTCGATCAATAACTTGTTTATCCCTCTGGACGGACATCTATATTATCGGTTGTTGCCTCCGCATTACAGCGCACAGGAAGTTTGATTTAAACACTTGAGACATGAGCATTGAACCTAATGGACCACCAGCTTCTTTACGAGATGTCAAACATATTTACCTGATCTTATCTGGCAAAGGAGGTGTTGGGAAGAGCTCCGTCACAACTCAGATTGCGCTAACGTTGGCTGGGCTAGGCAAGAAAGTTG from Lachancea thermotolerans CBS 6340 chromosome F complete sequence includes the following:
- the EPS1 gene encoding protein disulfide isomerase EPS1 (similar to uniprot|P40557 YIL005W Saccharomyces cerevisiae EPS1 protein disulfide isomerase related protein involved in endoplasmic reticulum retention of resident ER proteins), which codes for MKLLRIGFLQVRITALHKNETLIKGAVKMRLKQLLLSLVLCTRLVVPLDDAESVDEDPFPQPVSAAGFREAISKHLQLVEFYSPFCHHCKKLAPVWEKTWKSFREEGEKLNISLIQVNCVENGDLCAEERIQAFPSIKLYGPSGFIKDFPNSWKRNEKTISNFARQEAMNLDNFDTSLLYSKSKSLDGPEFLELIAGNGNLPNLVSFWPSEDLKNVDDNSFEFENCDECHGFQKIWTLLSNKLEPEGFVTSHFNCAANKKICQELGLENLAKLTNHRSDRKPQVALVLPNKTVNNLFFYHKYDDSVQSYADFATRTYSNAQIPETNMKSLGQLIEEPLELKKGQKSSDANIYVVFKYESETVVQEDFEILEQLIEPISRIPNAFLYKSSDDMMGLSRRLFNQMYNVINYEDNEEQKKPNEEFFVMSTLTQYPTFFLFKQGNLVPTVFHGYSTTEMRNLNFILKWLSENSLPLLNEVTSENFDSLLGYHSELYNTMAVQLLDTSSESEYSRSMTYVENFLTSAFDYEATRSDFLYETVLNKRLMKEEAVRSLKNKNAPSTEIVKKMRDEIVHNDDHRALFAYLDLASHKALLTQAGLNAYDRTYKNGDVLIIDKVTGSYYYDRDQVGNMLTTTSPSQLKNTLARLNFPTKFSRSALAKIPIQNLNRGLTSILRPVLHPGLAGYALACVAFLFAFLRISKAYRKSVIGRKYRSKRDVTGILGKPKPIE
- the BET1 gene encoding Bet1p (similar to uniprot|P22804 Saccharomyces cerevisiae YIL004C); the encoded protein is MSFTQENGLHQRDGSRTQLFGAKYDNLVNRASSPYDKGGSLDLSQSTLSNLEEQSDKHMSAMGERVNALKSLSLRMGEEIRGSNDTVGKLGDAFDGTSKRLKRTYVDMMKMAKNSRIPFKTWLIIFLVVFLLFFWVWIS